One Chitinivibrionales bacterium genomic window, GCGCTGATTCAACGCTACATTTTCGAGTTACGTTTTGGTGCATGCAATTTTTCGTTTTGGTGCAATATTCCTATTTTATAAGGCGTCCGATTCGCGCGGACCCCTGAACGATAAGGAAAATAAAATATATTTACGTGATTTGGCTTCAGGATTTTCTGATTTTCCACGGTTTAAAATGCGGCGGTGGCGCGAAGATTTTCAGGGAGCGTTGCGTCACCGATAAGGGCGGACTTTGCGATCATCGGAGCAGCAGTGGTTTCATGCAGAAAACGGGAAAGATAAATCGTGCTTGACATGTCGCCCGATTACTATATTTTTTAATGAAAAATAAATGGCAAGGAAATAGTATATGGCTTGCATGAACCTGCAAACAAAATTAAACGAGCCCGGCTGCTTAGGATGTAAGCTCAAAGAGGGCAACGAAATAATAAGGAAGCACATAAATGCAGCGCAGATTGAAGATGGAATTTCTGTTGATCCTGCCTCGACTGCCTGCCCGGTGGCGGAATCCGGCGAATGGGAAAAGTGCATCTATTTTGCGGAGGATGAATAGAACCGTCCGGTTTTCTGTTCCCAATAGTTATTCACTTCACCACGCCCGGCAAATGCCGAGCATCACGGGAAACGGCATGATGCTTTATAGGTTTTGAGGTACCGAAGCTTTTCGGACAGGATTTGTTTGAAAATGTTGACAAAAGGGTATAAGAAAAAGCCCCCGGCACTTTCGGCGTCGAGGGCTTCAATGAGAAAACTGGTCGGTGTGCGCGGAGTTGAACCGCGGACCCCTACCACCCCAAGGTAGTGCTCTAACCAGGCTGAGCCACACACCGACTGAAAATTTTTACAGCCTTAAAATACTTTTCGGGAGACTGTTTTAGAATAAGAATTCAATTTGGGAGATGGGCGTTCCCCTGGCACTTGCTATCATTCGGTACATTTAAAATTTATTTCAGAAGTTTTCACGCATCAAATCTCGGCATCGCGCCAAACAGTGGTTGATAGTAATATGTTCTCCGCCCGCGCGTTAGCAGGACTGGAGGCCGCGCTGGAGCGCGGTGCCGCCCAGCGCCCCGCGAAGCGGCATAGCGCCGTGGCGGCCCGGGCCGAAGGCGAAACCGGAAGGACGGCCGGGAACGCCCAATTTCATTTTTTTAATCTCAAATTCCTCTCCTCCTTGCTCAGCCTGCACCCGCAGTAATCCTGTCGGTAAAGTCCCAGCTCCCTGCTCAACTTGATACTTTTTAAAAACCCGTCGTTCTTCTTGAAATTAAACGGCTCGTACGTCACCCCGAATTCATCAGCTGCGATTTTTCCCGTCTTGTTCAGCATGTCAATCCGTTTGTGCGGGCTGATGCTCATCACCGTGGTGAAGGATGTCCAACCGATTTCCTTGCAGAACCGCGCCGTGTCCCTGAGCCTGAGAAGAAAACATTGCTCGCACCGCGCGCCGCCTTCCGGGGTGTCAAGAAAGTTTATTACTGCGGTCTCCCAGTCTTCCGGTTTGTAAGGCGCGGCGTCAAAGGAAACGCCGTACCGCCGCGCGGTGTTGCGCGCCTCTACAAGCCTCTTGTCGTATTCTTCCCGGGGCTGGATGTTGGGGTTGCAGAAATAGCAGCGCAGATCGTATTCGGCACAGAGCGAATGCACCACCCATGCCTCGTCCGGCGCGCAGCAGATGTGGAGAAGAAGCCTCGGTTTCATGACAGGTATTTTGCCCTCAACTTCCAGTTTCCCACTTTCAACTGTCAAGGTTGTCGTACACCCGCCGCCAGCCAAGCGCACAGCCCCGCCAGGAAAAAATGCCCGTCTGCAAACAGGTTGAAAAGCACCGACCTGCCTATCCGGTGCTCGCGGTTGAACCGCATGAAAACGTACAGATAGAGAAGCGGAATCATCTGGAGAAAAAATCCTACCGACACGTGCAGGCTTTTTGCCGGCCCGACGAACAGGGGAGAAAGCGCGCACACGACGCCGGTGAGCAGGATCACCGCGAGAACGAGTTTTCTGGCCCCTTCCTCGCCGATGATGGTGACCAGCGTTTCCCTGCCCATGATCCTGTCGCCTTCGATATCGCGCAAATCAAAGATCAAGGAGCGGAGAAACGCCAGGACGAAAATGAGTATGAAGCAGGGCATGGTGATCAGTGAGATGCGGCTCGCGCCGCCGGCGCCCGCCATGGGAACGAACGTGAGCACGATGCCCCAGGCCAGCGCAACGAACAGGTCGCGTGACATGGGCACGTCTTTGAGTTTGCCGTACCGGAGGAACTTTCGTAAAAATGCGGGAACGATGGTGATATGATACACCGATCCGGCAAACGTCGCGAATAGCATGAGATAAAAAAGGACCCTGCTTTCAAGAAAACTTATTACCAGGATAAGCAGGATGCACACGGCCACCACCGCATACAGCGCGGGCTTGTGCGCGCTGTAGAAACGGTACCTTCCCACGCCGAGGTGCTGGGTTGCTTCCATGCTCGTGAGGCTGTTCCACAGGTACATTGAAAGGAAATAAAGAAACGAAAGCGCGAAACCGGAAACCGTTTGAGGCAGTCCCTGGAGCACGCACGACGCGTAATAGACGAGCGCCGCTCCGGTCGCTACAAAAATATTGAGCGTGGAAAAAAGGTCGATGACGTGCCGCAGCAGGTTTACCGGCGTGATTTTCCGAGTTTGGTCCATATACAAAAGATAATCCGTGATGCGTTTGATCATCCAGTTGGGCGTTGACGCGCCGGCCGTGATGCCCACGGTCTTGCAGTTGGCGATCTTGTCCCATTCGATTTCTTTTTCGGTCTCGATCCATTGCGTGGGCGTACCGGTTTCCGCCGCGATTTTTGCAAGACGCCTGGTGTTGGCGCTGTTTTTCCCGCCCACCACGAGCACGGCGTCGACCTTTTTCGCGAGCTCGCGCGTCTCTTCCTGACGCCGGTCGGTCGCCGAACAGGTGGTTTTTTTTATCACCACCTCGCCGCCCGCAAAGCGCTTGCGGATTGCGCCGGCGATTTCGTCAAAGGTGACGTTGTCGAAGGTGGTCTGCGAGACAAGGCAGATTTTTTTTAAACCGGGCAGCTTTTCCACATCGTCGGGTGAGCCGACGAGGTGGCCGGCATCGCCCGCGTATCCCTGTAGTCCCACCACTTCGGCATGTCCCGCGTCTCCGGTGATGACGATGGCGTAGCCCTGCGCCCGGTATTTCTCAATGACGCGGTGCACGGTCTTGACTTTTGGGCATGTGCCGTCGATCACGTGGCCGCGCGGCTCCCACGAGCGCTGGACTTCGGGCGCCACGCCGTGCGCGCGGATGAGAATGGACGATCCCGCCGGCGGCGGGTTGCCATCGTCAAGCGCGGTGATGCCGCGCTCCTTGAGCATCTGCACGGTCTGGTTGTTGTGGATGAGTGGTCCAAGGGTGTACACGCCGCCGCCGGATTTGGCCGCCTGCTCGAGCGCGATGTCGACCGCGCGCCGCACGCCCATGCAGAACCCCGCGGTGGTGGCAGTGATGATTCTCATGAATTAAAAATACATGATGAGAATTTTATTTATAATAATAAGAATAGTCGGCGGATGATGTCATCAGGCAACCGACAGCATCTATTTTAAAATAAGCACTTTAAAATCATCGTCGCATAAGGCATTTTTAATCCCTATGTCCGACGCCGTCATTAAAATCCAGAACCTGTTTAAAAGCTTTGGCAAGAACGCAATTTTCGACGACGCCTCCTTGTCCATTATTGAAGGCTGCGCGTTCGGGCTCGTGGGCCTGAACGGCAGCGGCAAGACAACGCTGATTCGCTTGCTTCTCGGCCTTTTGCGTCCCAACCGGGGAAGCATCAACGTGCTCGGATTTGATCCCTGGAGGCACCGGGCGGAATATTTCCGGCGGCTCGGCGTCATCCTTGACCATGACGGGTTTGCCGGCAACCTGACCGTGGCCCAGAACTTAAAAGTCTTTTCCGCGGCAAAGAGAATGGAATGGCGGCACGTGGAAGCATATGTAAACGAGTTCTGGCGGGACACCTTCATCGAGGATGAATTCCGCAACGGAAAGAAAAAAGTTAAGCTGCTGTCGAGGGGACAGAAGGTGCAATGCGCCATTTGCCGCGCGTTTCTCTCGTGGCCCGCCGTGTATTTTCTCGACGAGCCCCTGGTGGCCCTCGATGTTGACGCAAGCGACCACTTTTACCGGCTTGTAAAGCTCGCCAAGGAAAAGGGCGGCACCGTGCTCATCAGTTCCCACCAGCTTCAGGCAATAGAGGATTTGTGCGACACGGTAGGCATGCTTCACAACAAACGCATCGATATTCTCAAGTCGCATGATGAAGCGGCCATGCCGAAACCGTGGTTCGTGCGCTGCGCGCAGGGGCAGAACTTCGGCTCAGTCATAGAGGACATCTGCCGGTTTCATCCGGAGTATGACAATGGAGCATGGCGTTTTTCCGTTGTAGACCCACCCGCGGTTGTCCCGAAAATAGTGTCCGCGCTTGTTGCCGAAGGCTGCGAGATCCAGGAAGTCGGGCCGGAACCGGACGACCTTAAAGACAGGATACGCGATCATTACCGGGAAACAAGAAAATAGCCGCAGAGACGCAGAGAACACGGAGAAAAAGAGCGTTGAAAATTGGATTCGGAATAGACGGGGAATGGATAACCAAATCTTTTCAGTAAATTTTGATTAAACTTGCTTTCACCCTGTGCCTCTGTGGCTATTTTTCTTAATAGGAATAGAAAATGAAAGACACCCTCACCATCATTAAAAAGGAATGGCGCAGCTTCTTCGGAAGCGAAAAGGGCGTTTTTGCCGTGCACGGCATTCTGATTTTTGTTTGGAGTTTTATCCCGCTGAGCAGCGGTTCGGGATCCGTTCTGTCCGGAAACCCGCTCTGGTGGCTTTTCTTTTCGGTCATCGTGAGCGGCAGCTTCGCCAATTCAGTGTTCGTGGCTGAACGCCTGAGCGGTTCCATGGAAATTCTTCTGACCAGCGGATTCCCGCGCAACAGCGTCCTGTTGGGGAAGACCGGTTTTGTCATTCTCATGGCCGTCGTCATCGGCGGGCTGAGCTTCGCGCTGTCGTTTTTATGGGCGAGCCTCATTTCCAAACAGTGTCTTTTTCAAACAGATTCCCTGCTGTTCGGGGCGCTGCTTTACTGCGCGGGCACGTTCATGAACGCGGCCGCCGGCGCGTGGATGTCCATACGCCTGTCGAGCCCGCGCCTGCTGCCCTTTGTCAACTTACTGTTCGTCGGCCTCGTGTGCGGGATCTATTACGCGCTCCGCTACGCGGCCGGCGTGCCCGGATGGCCGCTGTTTCTTTTTCTCGCCGCCGCCGGGATTGCGTTTCTTTTACTTGCCAAAAAGGACTTCAACGGTGAAAAAATCATTGCTCCGCTTGACCTGTAGCGCCGCCGTGCTTTTCGGCATCGGCGCGGCGCTCGCCGGCTGCGCCAGGGTGGAAAAGCACGCCCGGCATTTTTTCGGCCTCGACACGGGCATCGACGTCACGGTGTATTCGGCGTCCTCGCGGGCCGAGGCCGACATCGATTCGTTCGAGGCGCTCACGGGACGGCTCGAGGACATGCTTTCCATTTCCAAGCAGTCAAGCGTGATATGGCGAATCAACCACCGGCCGGATTCCCTGGCGTCCGTTTCAGCCGCATTTTCCCCGATCATTGCCGCATGCAGAAAAGAATATGCGTTGTCCGGCGGGCTGTTCGACGTCACCGTGGAGCCGTTCAAGACCCTTTACGGATTGGAATCGCACCAGAGGGAAAACCACGTTCCGTCGCAGGCTGAAATCGACAGCGTGCTCGCGCTCACCGGGTTCGGCCGCGTCCGGTTTGTTTCGGACAGCGTTTTGGTTTTACCGCGCGGCATGCACTTTGACTTCGGCGGCATCGCAAAGGGGTTTGTGCTGCGGGAAGCCACGAAGTTCTTCAGCGAAAGGGGGCACGCGAGCTTTCTGGTGAACCTCGGGGGCGACCTTGTAGCATACGGCACCAAGCCGTCGAACGAGCCGTGGGTGATCGGCATACAGGATCCGCGCGATTCGGTTAATCTGATCGCCACGCTGTCGTTTACCGGCGGCTGCGTGTTCACCAGCGGCGATTATGAGCGGTGTTTCATTGTCAACGGCAAACGGTACCACCACCTCTTCGATCCGAAAACGGGCAAGCCGGGCTCCCTCAACATGAGCGCGACCGTGACGGGACGCGACCCGCTGGCGGTCGACGCGGCCATTAAGACCGCGTTCCTGATGCCCGCGGAAAAGGCGCTTGAATATCTTTCGACAAGGAACATGTTGGGATTTCTCATTGACAGCACGAAAACGGGGTGGGCGAGCGCGGGGCTGAAGCAGTCCTTG contains:
- a CDS encoding epoxyqueuosine reductase QueH, with amino-acid sequence MKPRLLLHICCAPDEAWVVHSLCAEYDLRCYFCNPNIQPREEYDKRLVEARNTARRYGVSFDAAPYKPEDWETAVINFLDTPEGGARCEQCFLLRLRDTARFCKEIGWTSFTTVMSISPHKRIDMLNKTGKIAADEFGVTYEPFNFKKNDGFLKSIKLSRELGLYRQDYCGCRLSKEERNLRLKK
- the ispH gene encoding 4-hydroxy-3-methylbut-2-enyl diphosphate reductase encodes the protein MRIITATTAGFCMGVRRAVDIALEQAAKSGGGVYTLGPLIHNNQTVQMLKERGITALDDGNPPPAGSSILIRAHGVAPEVQRSWEPRGHVIDGTCPKVKTVHRVIEKYRAQGYAIVITGDAGHAEVVGLQGYAGDAGHLVGSPDDVEKLPGLKKICLVSQTTFDNVTFDEIAGAIRKRFAGGEVVIKKTTCSATDRRQEETRELAKKVDAVLVVGGKNSANTRRLAKIAAETGTPTQWIETEKEIEWDKIANCKTVGITAGASTPNWMIKRITDYLLYMDQTRKITPVNLLRHVIDLFSTLNIFVATGAALVYYASCVLQGLPQTVSGFALSFLYFLSMYLWNSLTSMEATQHLGVGRYRFYSAHKPALYAVVAVCILLILVISFLESRVLFYLMLFATFAGSVYHITIVPAFLRKFLRYGKLKDVPMSRDLFVALAWGIVLTFVPMAGAGGASRISLITMPCFILIFVLAFLRSLIFDLRDIEGDRIMGRETLVTIIGEEGARKLVLAVILLTGVVCALSPLFVGPAKSLHVSVGFFLQMIPLLYLYVFMRFNREHRIGRSVLFNLFADGHFFLAGLCAWLAAGVRQP
- a CDS encoding ABC transporter ATP-binding protein; the protein is MSDAVIKIQNLFKSFGKNAIFDDASLSIIEGCAFGLVGLNGSGKTTLIRLLLGLLRPNRGSINVLGFDPWRHRAEYFRRLGVILDHDGFAGNLTVAQNLKVFSAAKRMEWRHVEAYVNEFWRDTFIEDEFRNGKKKVKLLSRGQKVQCAICRAFLSWPAVYFLDEPLVALDVDASDHFYRLVKLAKEKGGTVLISSHQLQAIEDLCDTVGMLHNKRIDILKSHDEAAMPKPWFVRCAQGQNFGSVIEDICRFHPEYDNGAWRFSVVDPPAVVPKIVSALVAEGCEIQEVGPEPDDLKDRIRDHYRETRK
- a CDS encoding FAD:protein FMN transferase gives rise to the protein MKKSLLRLTCSAAVLFGIGAALAGCARVEKHARHFFGLDTGIDVTVYSASSRAEADIDSFEALTGRLEDMLSISKQSSVIWRINHRPDSLASVSAAFSPIIAACRKEYALSGGLFDVTVEPFKTLYGLESHQRENHVPSQAEIDSVLALTGFGRVRFVSDSVLVLPRGMHFDFGGIAKGFVLREATKFFSERGHASFLVNLGGDLVAYGTKPSNEPWVIGIQDPRDSVNLIATLSFTGGCVFTSGDYERCFIVNGKRYHHLFDPKTGKPGSLNMSATVTGRDPLAVDAAIKTAFLMPAEKALEYLSTRNMLGFLIDSTKTGWASAGLKQSLTPNPGFVVNYR